The Kribbella shirazensis genomic interval CGACCTCATCCAGCCCGGCGAGAACGGTCTGCTGTTCCAGCCCGGCGTACCTGGATCGCTCCGGGGCGCTGTGAAGACGCTGCTCGATCACCCGACGGCGCGGGGCCGGATGGCCGCGAGCGGCCTGCGGCGGGTGCAGTCCCGGACGTGGCCGGCGGTCGTCGACGACCTGATCGATCACCACTACGCCGAAGTACTCCGGGACGCCGCGGCCGTCCGGCGGGCCGCATGAGCGAGCGCAGCGAGCTCATCAGAAAGCACAGCGTGGTTCGTGCCTCATCGGCGCCCGGAGCGAAGCGAGGACGCCGATGAGCTCGTTGCGGATCGCCCAGCTGGCGAACTTCGTCGGGCCGACGTCCGGCGGGATGCGGACCGCGATCGAACACATCGGCCAGGGGTACGCCGAAGCCGGCGCCGACCGGATCGTGATCACCCCGGGCGAGAAGGACGTGGTGATCGAGACCGAACTCGGCACCGTGGTCCGGGTCAAGGCGCCGAAGGTGAGCGGTGGCTACCGGCTGATCACGAACCCGTGGACCGTGATCGACATCCTGAAGAAGTTCCAGCCGACCACGGTCGAGATCTCCGACAAGTCGACGCTGCTCCCGGTGGCGCGCTGGGCCCGCAAGAACGACATCGGCACGGTGCTGTTCAGCCACGAACGGCTGGACGCGATGCTGGCGCTGGGCGCGGCCCGGCCGGGTCAGCTCGGCGGCAACGACGTACTGCGGCCCGGCCGGATGCTCGGCGACGCCACCCAGCGGTGGGGTGCGGACGGCGTCAAATACAGCCAGCTCGGCATGGTCGCCACCGTCGCGGCGCTGTACAAGATCCTCGGCCGGACGTACGACGCGGTGGTGGTCACCTCGCGCTACGCGGCCGCCGAGTTCGACGAGGTCACGACGCCGCTGGTGCGGATCCCGCTGGGCGTGGACCTCGACACGTTCCACCCGTCGCTCGGTCAGCCGGCGGACGACGGCGTCCTCAAGCTCGTCCACGCCGGACGGCTCTCCCGCGAGAAGAGCCCGCACCTCGCGGTCGCCACCGCCGCCGAACTGCACCGCCGCGGCGTGACGCTACGAATGGACGTCTACGGCACGGGCCCGCACCTCGACGAACTGATCGAGATCGCCGGCGACGCACCCGTCACGTTCCACGGCTACGTCGACGGCCGCCGGACCCTCGCGAAGCACCTCGCCGAGGCCGACATCGCCCTGTCCGTCTGCCCCGGCGAAACCTTCGGCCTCGCCGTCCTGGAAGCCCTGGCCGCCGGCACCCCGGTAGTCACCGCCAACACCGGCGGCGCCCGCGAACTGGTCGACGAAACCTGCGGCCGCTGGGCCCCCGCCAACCCGTCCGCCCTCGCCGACGCCACCCTGGCCCTCGCCGACCTCCCCAACCGCCGCCAATCCGCCCGCCACCGCGCCGAGCTCTACAACTGGCAAACCTGCGTAGACCGCATGCTCGCCCTCCACACCACCCTCACCCGCTCCCGCCTCGCTGCGTAACCGGTTGACGACAGCACGCGGCCGCCGGTTGCAAGAAGCGGCAAGGCAGTTGCGGTCAGGTCCGGTTAGGCGATAGTCCTTTGCCTTTCGCCGGTGTTACTCGGGGTGCGCCGGATTCCCCTGCCCTGGAGATTCGATGCGCCGCGCCCGAAAACCCGCCCTGTTCCGCACCGCCCTCGCCGCCGCCCTCGCGGCCATCACCATCCCCTTCATCGCCCACGCCGCCCTCGGCGACGAGAGCGCGCTCACCGCCCCGACCGCCCAGGTGTTCCCCACCCGCACCGGCATCGGCGTCACCTGGAACACCACTGACGCCACGACCTACCGCGTGGAACGCAAAACGGCCACCGACTGGCAGGACGCCAGTGGCCCCCTGACCGGTACGACGTGGGTCGACGACACCGTCGCGGCGGGAGCGTCCGCCGACTACCGGGTCGTCGCGACCGCCGATGCCGAATTCGCCACCAGTCCCGAGGTCCACGCCACCCGCCCCGCCGAAACCCCGGCGACCGGCGACATCGACGTACTCGCGCTCGATGCCAGCCACGCCGGCGAAGTGACGTGGCTCCAGGACGAGACGGCTGGTCCGGTGACCGCGTCGGCCGCGGCCGATGGCTCCCGGACGCTGTCCGCCGGGTCGCTCAAGCTCAGAATTCCGGCATATTTCGCCGGGCCGGGGTACTACAGCCTGCGCGACCAGAACGGCGTCACGCTTACCCAGGGCGAACGCAGCTGTGAATCCGCCGCCACGTTCCGGGTCTCGGCTGTCACGTACACCGCCGACGGGGAGCTCGAGACGCTGGCCGCCTCGCTGGCTGCGGGCACCTGCTCCGGCGCCGCCTCAACAGCCTGGTACGAGATCCGCTACCGGAGCGCGGTCGGCTATCAGATGCTGAGCGTCACGCCCGAGCCGCTCGACGCCGGCCGAGTACCGGTCGGGACCTCCAAGGCCCTGACGCTCACGCTGAAGAACACCGGCACCGAGCAGATCACGTTCG includes:
- a CDS encoding glycosyltransferase, which translates into the protein MSSLRIAQLANFVGPTSGGMRTAIEHIGQGYAEAGADRIVITPGEKDVVIETELGTVVRVKAPKVSGGYRLITNPWTVIDILKKFQPTTVEISDKSTLLPVARWARKNDIGTVLFSHERLDAMLALGAARPGQLGGNDVLRPGRMLGDATQRWGADGVKYSQLGMVATVAALYKILGRTYDAVVVTSRYAAAEFDEVTTPLVRIPLGVDLDTFHPSLGQPADDGVLKLVHAGRLSREKSPHLAVATAAELHRRGVTLRMDVYGTGPHLDELIEIAGDAPVTFHGYVDGRRTLAKHLAEADIALSVCPGETFGLAVLEALAAGTPVVTANTGGARELVDETCGRWAPANPSALADATLALADLPNRRQSARHRAELYNWQTCVDRMLALHTTLTRSRLAA